A single Nocardioides bizhenqiangii DNA region contains:
- a CDS encoding ABC transporter permease produces MRTVLLASLRGHTRRYVAALLAVVIGVAFIIVTAALSSAVRNGLLTDLQVPYEGADVVVDKPDADDAAALLAAASEHDADAWLVAWTLQPVLHDGAVVDDSADIGQVPGPVDRRWQELEAGRFPDASGEALADPDAARGAGIELGDRVRIGSGPDAVDVEVVGMADSPSPFSSAALYLLWEDLERWQESLHVSSLAWAGPGDEDAEAEVVADLVPGTDPLGVDAFVQRVQKEVNNEVDLVAIIVLLFASIALLVSVLVINNTFAILFAQRLREFALLRCVGATQRQLLRSVRLESLVLGCVAAVVGVLAGVPAGHGLVALVRSQWPDALLGEAEIGAGWLVVACAVGIGVTLLAAWLPTRRVVRVSPLAALRPDDTTSVRTATGRLRVALGVLAVAAGVALLGLAVVTQVLPVLLAGGCLTFTGVLVLGPVIVPALIRALGGVAGGVLGPAGRLAAGNAARNPRRAAATAASLLIGVTLTTAVLTGMASSRSALEAEMDEQHPIDMTLTGTAGSLPSDLLDRVAAQRSSRPGRRRRRRRRGGRCPRHHRADRGSGRVPGAGRAGEGYAGRGPVPGRTGADAGREHDRGAVGPPRRRGRGRAAGQRGGRRQPRPAPGRGRSRLGCGRAGRAGRARADSSERGGPSRVGPRRGRRRPRRARGIAGGTRPAGRRRARQRPRPSRPCVLPARRDDRGRRRTARDRRRDRARRHRQHARSLGPRARP; encoded by the coding sequence ATGCGCACGGTCCTCCTCGCCTCGCTGCGCGGGCACACGAGGCGGTACGTCGCCGCGCTCCTCGCCGTCGTGATCGGTGTCGCGTTCATCATCGTGACCGCCGCCCTCTCGTCCGCCGTCCGCAACGGGCTGCTCACCGACCTCCAGGTCCCCTACGAGGGCGCCGACGTCGTCGTGGACAAGCCGGACGCGGACGACGCAGCCGCGCTGCTGGCAGCCGCTTCCGAGCACGACGCCGACGCCTGGCTCGTGGCGTGGACGCTGCAGCCGGTCCTGCACGACGGCGCCGTCGTCGACGACAGCGCGGACATCGGCCAGGTGCCGGGGCCGGTCGACCGTCGCTGGCAGGAGCTCGAGGCGGGACGGTTCCCCGACGCGTCCGGGGAGGCGCTGGCCGACCCCGATGCCGCCCGCGGCGCCGGGATCGAGCTCGGTGATCGGGTGCGGATCGGCTCCGGACCGGACGCGGTCGACGTCGAGGTGGTCGGCATGGCCGACTCGCCGTCGCCGTTCTCGTCCGCGGCTCTCTACCTGCTGTGGGAGGACCTGGAGCGGTGGCAGGAGTCGCTCCACGTCAGCAGTCTGGCCTGGGCCGGACCGGGAGACGAGGACGCCGAGGCCGAGGTGGTCGCGGACCTGGTCCCGGGCACAGACCCGCTCGGCGTCGACGCCTTCGTGCAGCGGGTCCAGAAGGAGGTCAACAACGAGGTCGACCTGGTGGCGATCATCGTCCTGCTGTTCGCGTCGATCGCCCTGCTGGTGTCCGTGCTCGTCATCAACAACACGTTCGCGATCCTCTTCGCGCAACGACTGCGGGAGTTCGCGCTCCTGCGGTGCGTCGGCGCCACGCAGCGCCAGCTGCTCCGCTCGGTGCGGCTCGAGTCGCTCGTCCTCGGGTGCGTAGCCGCCGTCGTCGGCGTGCTCGCGGGAGTGCCCGCCGGGCACGGCCTGGTCGCGCTGGTGCGGTCCCAGTGGCCGGACGCACTCCTGGGCGAGGCCGAGATCGGCGCGGGCTGGCTGGTGGTCGCGTGCGCCGTCGGCATCGGGGTGACCCTGCTGGCGGCGTGGTTGCCCACCCGTCGCGTGGTCCGCGTCAGTCCGCTCGCGGCGCTGCGGCCCGACGACACCACCAGCGTCCGCACCGCGACCGGGCGGCTGCGGGTCGCGCTGGGCGTCCTCGCGGTGGCCGCGGGCGTCGCGCTCCTCGGGCTGGCCGTGGTCACGCAGGTGCTGCCCGTGCTGCTGGCCGGGGGCTGCCTCACCTTCACCGGCGTCCTCGTCCTGGGACCGGTGATCGTGCCGGCGCTGATCCGCGCTCTCGGCGGGGTCGCGGGCGGGGTGCTCGGCCCTGCTGGTCGGCTCGCTGCCGGGAACGCGGCGCGCAACCCGCGGCGCGCGGCAGCCACCGCCGCGTCGCTGCTCATCGGCGTCACCCTGACCACGGCGGTGCTCACCGGCATGGCCAGCTCGCGGTCGGCGCTGGAGGCGGAGATGGACGAGCAGCACCCGATCGACATGACGCTGACGGGCACGGCCGGGTCGCTGCCCAGCGATCTTCTCGACCGGGTCGCTGCCCAGCGATCTTCTCGACCGGGTCGCCGCCGTCGACGGCGTCGCCGAGGCGGCCGCTGTCCTCGGCACCACCGCGCAGATCGGGGCTCTGGGCGAGTACCCGGTGCTGGCCGCGCCGGCGAGGGGTACGCCGGCCGCGGACCTGTTCCGGGGCGGACGGGTGCCGACGCCGGGAGAGAACACGATCGTGGTGCCGTGGGACCACCTCGGCGACGAGGTCGAGGCCGGGCAGCGGGTCAGCGTGGGGGTCGGCGACAGCCGCGTCCGGCTCCGGGTCGTGGGCGGAGCCGACTGGGGTGCGGCCGCGCTGGTCGCGCCGGCCGTGCTCGAGCGGATAGCTCCGAGCGCGGCGGTCCAAGCCGTGTGGGTCCGCGCCGCGGACGGCGTCGACCCCGACGAGCTCGAGGGATCGCTGGAGGCACTCGCCCGGCCGGCAGGCGCCGAGCTCGGCAACGGCCTCGCCCGTCGCGACCATGTGTTCTTCCAGCTCGACGTGATGACCGGGGGCGTCGTCGGACTGCTCGCGATCGCCGTCGTGATCGCGCTCGTCGGCATCGCCAACACGCTCGGTCTCTCGGTCCTCGAGCGCGGCCGTGA
- a CDS encoding ABC transporter ATP-binding protein, whose amino-acid sequence MTTTSLTTTTPTSTAATARGLTKTFESTGRGVEVPALRGIDLDIPAGRFTAIMGPSGSGKSTLMHCLAGLDQPTAGAVTVAGQRLDGLADDDLTRFRRDHVGFVFQSFNLLPMLTAEQNIWLPTELAGARRPDLGDRFDQVVDTLGLRDRLTHRPAELSGGQQQRVAVARALVSRPAIVFADEPTGNLDSAASAEVLAFLRRSVRELGQTVVMVTHELEAAAYADDVVILTDGRITARLTEPSPDALVAALKARAA is encoded by the coding sequence ATGACGACCACTTCGCTCACCACCACGACACCCACGAGCACCGCGGCCACCGCCCGCGGTCTGACCAAGACCTTCGAGAGCACCGGCCGGGGCGTCGAGGTGCCCGCGCTGCGCGGCATCGACCTCGACATCCCCGCCGGGCGGTTCACGGCGATCATGGGACCTTCGGGCTCCGGCAAGTCCACGCTGATGCACTGCCTCGCCGGGCTCGACCAGCCCACCGCGGGCGCGGTGACCGTTGCAGGGCAGCGGCTCGACGGACTCGCCGACGACGACCTCACCCGGTTCCGGCGCGACCACGTCGGCTTCGTCTTCCAGTCGTTCAACCTGCTGCCGATGCTGACGGCCGAGCAGAACATCTGGCTGCCGACCGAGCTGGCCGGCGCCCGCCGACCCGACCTCGGTGACCGCTTCGACCAGGTGGTCGACACGCTCGGTCTCCGCGACCGGCTCACCCACCGGCCCGCAGAGCTCTCCGGCGGGCAGCAACAGCGCGTCGCCGTCGCCCGCGCCCTCGTGAGCCGGCCGGCGATCGTCTTCGCCGACGAGCCGACCGGCAACCTCGACAGCGCGGCGTCCGCCGAGGTGCTCGCGTTCCTGCGCCGCTCGGTGCGGGAGCTGGGCCAGACCGTCGTGATGGTCACCCACGAGCTGGAGGCGGCGGCGTACGCCGACGACGTCGTCATCCTCACCGACGGCCGGATCACCGCGCGCCTCACCGAACCGAGCCCGGACGCGCTGGTCGCGGCCCTGAAGGCGCGGGCCGCCTGA